The following proteins are encoded in a genomic region of Enterocloster clostridioformis:
- a CDS encoding transcriptional regulator, with translation MPEEEKKKYPIPRGAAATRAKNKHRNANYDRGELALPKGMKAEVRKAAKQAGQSFNAYVEQAIKERYNRDTGEEMTWEKAEDFAKTEDNENDLNA, from the coding sequence ATGCCGGAAGAAGAAAAGAAGAAATACCCAATACCCAGGGGCGCAGCCGCCACCAGGGCAAAGAATAAGCACCGAAACGCCAACTATGACCGGGGAGAACTTGCACTGCCCAAAGGCATGAAAGCAGAAGTGCGGAAAGCGGCGAAGCAGGCGGGACAATCCTTTAACGCCTATGTTGAGCAGGCAATCAAAGAACGGTATAACCGGGACACCGGGGAAGAAATGACCTGGGAAAAGGCGGAAGATTTTGCCAAAACGGAGGATAACGAAAATGATTTGAACGCATAA
- a CDS encoding phage holin, LLH family, with translation MDKIIMQAITLGVMVAAFLAGKYVFPNIPKNVTDKLNDLTAWAGKFVIWAREFMKTSTGEEKMTAVVEKLQEIAKEAGLEVTEEQLRAIAQAAYEAMKAGEAAVPVQEALVPETATTPAATVIINTAAAKVTAPERVAVATDDVPEDALDENQDGTVNVYDENGQKAGTMPKEEAEAMAVGVEVIVEEK, from the coding sequence ATGGATAAAATTATCATGCAGGCAATTACCCTGGGTGTTATGGTGGCGGCGTTTTTGGCCGGAAAGTATGTTTTCCCCAACATTCCCAAGAATGTGACCGATAAACTGAATGATCTGACCGCATGGGCGGGCAAGTTCGTGATCTGGGCCAGGGAGTTTATGAAGACTTCTACGGGTGAAGAGAAAATGACCGCCGTGGTGGAGAAGTTACAGGAGATCGCCAAGGAAGCCGGGCTGGAAGTGACAGAAGAGCAGTTAAGGGCAATCGCCCAGGCGGCATATGAAGCCATGAAGGCCGGGGAAGCCGCTGTGCCGGTCCAGGAAGCGCTGGTGCCGGAAACTGCCACCACGCCTGCCGCAACGGTTATTATTAACACTGCTGCCGCAAAGGTGACAGCCCCGGAGAGGGTGGCGGTTGCCACGGATGACGTGCCGGAAGACGCACTGGATGAGAACCAGGACGGCACGGTCAATGTATACGATGAAAACGGACAGAAGGCTGGCACTATGCCGAAAGAAGAGGCAGAAGCCATGGCCGTGGGTGTGGAAGTCATCGTGGAAGAAAAATAA
- a CDS encoding LysM peptidoglycan-binding domain-containing protein, translating to MDEKLKKEVVQSAQVIIFGQEGNYGSVNTNDNGAVSIGKVQWHGGRALNLLKTICAAESRAASILGAALYREITTATNWNTRTVNAQEKAAISSLLVTDAGKKAQDDLAKKDVTAYVEHGLKVGVSDPAALVYFADLENQGGAGASARVAAAAVKPVTLDTLHSAGLADRVMGKYSTRRKSVYNAARALNFASQQTGGKTMTEQELRQLVADTINAWKGGTKGSAKHLEILEIYNGHTPLARGYKVQVNDAYCATTVSAAYIKAGIAAYTGTECGVQKFIELAMTLGIWTENDAHHPGLGDACAYDWQDNGVGDNTGAGDHIGIVTEVYASYFVVTEGNMSGGKVGTRKLEYNARYIRGFITPDFAAIAKKMGGTSGGTTGTQKPTAQQGNTYTVKAGDTLSGIAAKYGTTYQVLAAYNGISDPNRISVGQVIKIPGNGTTAAQKPAQRTHTVQKGESLWNIAEKHLGNGNRYREIKSLNGLGNDTIYPGQVLKLPQ from the coding sequence GTGGATGAAAAACTGAAAAAAGAGGTTGTACAGTCTGCCCAGGTCATTATTTTTGGGCAGGAAGGCAACTACGGTTCCGTAAATACAAACGATAACGGAGCCGTGAGCATTGGGAAAGTCCAGTGGCACGGCGGGCGGGCACTGAACCTTCTGAAAACAATCTGTGCGGCAGAAAGCAGGGCGGCTTCCATTCTGGGGGCTGCCCTTTATCGTGAGATCACAACGGCTACAAACTGGAACACCCGTACAGTAAACGCCCAGGAAAAAGCAGCGATCAGTAGTCTACTGGTGACAGACGCAGGCAAGAAAGCCCAGGACGATCTGGCGAAAAAGGACGTGACAGCCTATGTGGAACACGGGCTGAAAGTTGGCGTTTCTGACCCGGCAGCGCTGGTATACTTTGCTGATCTGGAAAACCAGGGCGGTGCTGGTGCGTCTGCCAGAGTGGCAGCGGCGGCAGTAAAACCCGTAACGCTGGATACGTTGCACAGCGCTGGCCTAGCTGATCGTGTCATGGGGAAATACAGTACCCGCAGAAAAAGCGTATACAACGCCGCCAGGGCGCTGAATTTTGCCAGCCAGCAGACAGGAGGTAAAACAATGACAGAACAGGAACTGCGCCAGCTTGTGGCGGACACCATTAACGCCTGGAAAGGCGGTACGAAGGGGAGCGCAAAGCACCTGGAAATCCTGGAAATTTATAACGGCCATACCCCGCTGGCCCGTGGCTACAAAGTACAGGTAAATGACGCTTACTGTGCAACTACAGTGAGCGCCGCATATATCAAAGCGGGAATTGCAGCATATACCGGGACGGAGTGCGGCGTACAGAAATTCATTGAACTGGCAATGACACTGGGGATTTGGACGGAAAATGACGCCCACCACCCTGGGCTGGGTGACGCCTGCGCCTATGACTGGCAGGATAATGGAGTGGGTGACAATACAGGCGCTGGCGATCACATCGGCATTGTGACGGAAGTATATGCAAGTTATTTCGTGGTCACGGAAGGCAATATGTCCGGCGGAAAAGTAGGCACCCGCAAGCTGGAATACAACGCCCGTTATATTCGTGGTTTTATTACCCCGGATTTTGCGGCTATCGCCAAGAAAATGGGCGGTACATCCGGCGGCACCACGGGCACCCAGAAGCCCACAGCACAGCAGGGGAATACCTACACTGTGAAGGCTGGGGACACGCTTTCCGGGATTGCGGCGAAGTACGGCACCACATACCAGGTTCTGGCGGCCTACAACGGCATTTCTGACCCGAACCGTATTTCCGTAGGGCAGGTTATTAAAATCCCCGGAAACGGCACCACAGCGGCGCAGAAACCCGCACAGCGCACCCATACTGTGCAGAAGGGTGAAAGCCTGTGGAATATCGCAGAAAAGCACCTGGGGAACGGAAACAGGTACAGAGAAATTAAATCACTGAACGGTCTGGGAAATGATACAATTTATCCCGGCCAGGTTCTGAAATTACCACAGTAA
- a CDS encoding RNA-directed DNA polymerase → MNKIKNLFPKIYDFENLFGAYKDGIKQKRDRPDVMAYTEKLEENLINLQNEFIWLTYKVGRYRMFFVYEPKKRLIMALDFKDRVAQHAIYRQLNPLLDKQFIFDSYACRKDKGTHKAVQRLQYWFRQTEQKPEQYYYLKLDISKYFYRIDHEVLMDILREKIADKDLLFILEGIVNCEDTHFGLPLGADIGDVPFDDLLAEVGLPIGNLTSQMFANLYLDQLDQFCKHKLRLRYYIRYMDDVIILHHSKKHLERVKNEMADFLAKRLHLQLNNKTCIRPTYMGAEFVGFRVWSTHVKLRKKTAKKMVKRLQYVFAAYRMGEIDKEGMERTVASYRGILQHFNSHGMAQKLNDIYRREVMEHDTN, encoded by the coding sequence TTGAACAAAATCAAAAATCTATTCCCGAAAATTTATGATTTTGAAAATCTTTTCGGTGCTTACAAAGATGGCATAAAACAAAAGCGTGACCGCCCGGACGTGATGGCGTACACGGAAAAGCTGGAAGAAAATCTGATCAATTTACAGAATGAATTTATTTGGCTTACTTATAAGGTGGGCCGGTATCGAATGTTTTTCGTGTATGAGCCGAAAAAGCGGCTGATCATGGCCCTAGACTTTAAAGACAGGGTGGCGCAACACGCTATTTACAGGCAGCTTAACCCGCTACTAGACAAGCAATTTATTTTCGACAGTTACGCCTGCCGGAAAGATAAAGGCACCCATAAGGCTGTGCAACGCTTACAATACTGGTTCCGCCAGACAGAGCAGAAGCCGGAACAATACTATTATCTGAAATTGGATATAAGCAAATACTTTTACCGCATTGACCATGAAGTTTTAATGGATATTCTGCGGGAGAAGATCGCAGACAAAGACCTGCTTTTCATTCTGGAAGGTATTGTGAATTGTGAAGATACTCATTTCGGTCTGCCGCTGGGTGCGGATATAGGGGACGTGCCTTTTGATGATCTTCTGGCAGAAGTTGGGCTGCCTATAGGAAATCTGACAAGCCAGATGTTTGCTAACCTGTATCTGGACCAGTTAGACCAGTTCTGTAAACACAAATTACGCCTGCGGTATTATATCCGCTATATGGACGATGTGATCATACTTCACCACAGCAAAAAGCACCTGGAGCGGGTGAAAAATGAAATGGCAGACTTCCTGGCAAAGCGTTTGCACTTACAACTGAATAACAAGACCTGTATACGCCCCACTTATATGGGTGCTGAATTTGTTGGCTTCCGTGTATGGTCTACCCATGTAAAACTGCGTAAGAAGACAGCCAAAAAGATGGTAAAACGCCTTCAATATGTCTTTGCGGCCTATCGCATGGGAGAAATAGACAAAGAGGGCATGGAACGCACGGTGGCTTCATACCGGGGCATTTTACAGCATTTCAACAGTCACGGCATGGCCCAGAAACTGAACGATATTTACAGACGGGAGGTGATGGAACATGACACAAATTGA
- a CDS encoding four helix bundle protein — MEQQNVTLEDLAAQPLDGMGDNAKTEDFRMKNKVYEIIKYGNIALKDFPKYERATLAHEIRQSMYTILRLVITLENKHYKKTTLGELDTEVDVLRHFIRLAADPDMYPGKKPCLPFRKYENWAKLVNQLGGQIGNYEKFVNGVSNKGKKSGQ; from the coding sequence ATGGAGCAACAAAACGTAACGCTGGAAGACCTGGCGGCGCAGCCGCTGGACGGTATGGGGGACAATGCCAAAACGGAAGACTTCCGCATGAAAAACAAGGTATATGAAATTATCAAATACGGAAATATTGCGCTGAAAGATTTTCCGAAGTATGAGCGGGCAACCCTTGCCCATGAAATCCGGCAGTCAATGTATACCATTTTACGCCTGGTGATCACGCTGGAAAATAAGCACTATAAGAAAACCACGCTGGGAGAACTAGACACGGAAGTGGACGTGTTGCGGCATTTCATCCGCCTTGCGGCTGACCCGGATATGTACCCAGGAAAGAAACCTTGCCTTCCGTTCCGCAAGTATGAAAACTGGGCAAAGTTGGTGAACCAACTGGGCGGCCAGATCGGCAACTATGAAAAGTTTGTGAATGGAGTTTCAAACAAAGGTAAGAAGAGCGGCCAATAA
- a CDS encoding phage tail protein I, producing the protein MNNIYDFDFSRFLPGALTHDPKMVTLAKMLAAELLTTSGQLDNVLIYSRFDELPEELVDVLAYDMHVDWYDYSYPLKVKRDLVKNSVKVHKKMGTKYAVETALGSLWPQSEIEEWFDYGGEPHHFRAVCDVTEDRITASFSQLVNAVKMYKRLSSHLESVVYQTRISCIIQTHADYVVYKTPMTGRLKTGTYPYRNMRGGTAEAAIIVGTEAAGFIFNVPQAGTVPQRNVIFQGRKSHITAETALEMFKYRNIPAGVTEAGKTPQRSARGGVATADITAQTEAEGSTYAVPVAGTVPGRNTHQQTAGGSVTSQAEGTGFKYNTRLCGSPRKL; encoded by the coding sequence ATGAATAACATTTACGATTTTGATTTTTCCCGCTTTCTTCCCGGAGCGCTGACCCATGACCCTAAAATGGTGACACTGGCAAAAATGCTGGCAGCAGAACTTCTGACCACCAGCGGACAACTGGATAATGTACTGATTTATTCCAGGTTCGATGAACTGCCGGAAGAACTGGTGGATGTTCTGGCATACGATATGCACGTTGACTGGTACGACTACAGTTACCCGTTAAAGGTCAAACGTGACTTGGTAAAAAACAGCGTCAAGGTCCATAAGAAGATGGGCACAAAATATGCCGTTGAAACGGCACTGGGGAGCCTGTGGCCTCAAAGTGAAATAGAAGAATGGTTCGACTATGGCGGAGAGCCGCACCACTTCCGGGCGGTTTGTGATGTAACAGAAGACCGAATAACGGCCAGCTTTAGCCAGTTGGTCAATGCCGTTAAAATGTACAAGCGGCTTTCTTCCCATCTGGAAAGCGTGGTCTACCAGACCAGAATTTCCTGTATCATCCAGACTCATGCAGACTATGTGGTCTATAAAACGCCCATGACGGGGCGGCTAAAAACTGGCACATATCCATACAGAAACATGAGAGGCGGCACAGCAGAGGCCGCCATTATTGTGGGCACAGAGGCAGCAGGCTTTATTTTTAATGTGCCACAGGCTGGAACTGTACCGCAGCGAAACGTCATTTTCCAAGGCCGCAAAAGCCATATCACGGCAGAAACCGCCCTGGAAATGTTCAAGTATAGAAATATACCTGCGGGCGTCACAGAAGCCGGGAAAACGCCGCAGAGAAGCGCCAGGGGCGGCGTTGCAACCGCTGACATTACGGCGCAGACAGAAGCAGAGGGAAGCACCTACGCCGTGCCCGTTGCGGGGACAGTGCCAGGCAGAAACACCCACCAGCAGACCGCAGGCGGGAGCGTAACAAGCCAGGCGGAGGGCACGGGGTTTAAGTACAATACAAGACTGTGCGGCAGTCCCCGGAAATTATAA
- a CDS encoding baseplate assembly protein, with the protein MENKEYPDIEFVETDVETIENSLIALYELMYEEMTGKKKKVYPASPERLFIAWAAAVIVQQRVLINETAKKNVPRYAKGEYLDSLAELFKDTPRLPASPAIAVFRCHISEAQPQSVIVKAGTRINFDGNIIFSTVKDLEIKAGDTYGDVNAQCLTPGLAGNDLAVGQVKEIIDAYDYFLKIENITRTAGGADEEDDASYYERMRESMESFSTAGPINGYIYHVKTVTPAIADVTATSPEPGVVDIRILLQNGDLPTDAVINEIQEALNTSDIRPLTDMVTVSKPQESPFDIDVTYYIPRYSQAGSNIIDAAAKEAVTQYIKWQTGKMGRDINPSRLNSMLMAAGVKRVEIRKPLFAVVPETHVARLGSQQVLNGGIEDE; encoded by the coding sequence ATGGAGAATAAAGAATACCCAGATATTGAGTTTGTGGAAACCGATGTGGAAACCATAGAAAATTCTTTGATTGCCTTATATGAATTGATGTATGAGGAAATGACCGGGAAAAAGAAAAAAGTGTACCCTGCTTCCCCGGAACGCCTTTTTATAGCCTGGGCGGCGGCTGTCATTGTACAGCAGAGGGTCTTAATCAATGAAACCGCCAAAAAGAACGTGCCCAGATACGCAAAAGGGGAATACCTGGACAGCCTGGCAGAATTATTCAAGGATACACCCCGCCTTCCTGCTTCCCCGGCCATAGCGGTTTTTCGCTGTCATATTTCAGAGGCGCAGCCGCAAAGCGTTATTGTAAAAGCCGGAACCCGGATAAACTTTGACGGCAATATCATTTTTTCCACGGTGAAAGATTTGGAAATTAAGGCAGGGGATACTTACGGGGATGTGAACGCCCAGTGTCTGACTCCGGGCCTTGCCGGGAATGATCTTGCCGTGGGGCAGGTCAAGGAAATTATAGACGCCTACGATTATTTCTTGAAAATCGAAAACATTACCCGGACGGCTGGCGGTGCGGACGAAGAGGATGACGCCAGCTATTATGAACGTATGCGGGAAAGTATGGAGAGTTTCAGCACTGCGGGGCCAATTAACGGGTACATTTACCATGTCAAGACAGTTACCCCGGCCATAGCGGATGTGACAGCAACAAGCCCAGAACCTGGCGTGGTAGATATTAGAATACTGCTACAGAATGGGGACTTGCCCACGGACGCCGTGATCAATGAGATACAGGAAGCGCTGAACACAAGCGATATACGCCCTTTAACCGATATGGTGACGGTATCAAAACCCCAGGAAAGCCCGTTTGACATTGATGTGACCTATTATATACCCAGATACAGCCAGGCCGGCAGCAATATTATTGACGCCGCCGCAAAAGAGGCGGTGACACAGTATATAAAATGGCAGACAGGAAAAATGGGGCGTGACATTAACCCTTCCCGCCTTAACAGTATGCTAATGGCAGCAGGCGTGAAACGGGTGGAGATCAGAAAACCGCTTTTCGCCGTGGTGCCGGAAACGCATGTAGCAAGGCTGGGCAGCCAGCAGGTTCTGAATGGAGGAATAGAGGATGAATAA
- a CDS encoding phage tail protein — MAKIGTFGKLSFIVSSNTVKTFDELKWDTSAKYATHDRHLKDDLLEFLGPEPEQITFKMKFSVFLGVNPLKAVNDLRGMVRNGTAERLVIGGRVYGAYKWAIIKQSASMGTYDNKGNCWAAEVSVTLKEYGKR; from the coding sequence ATGGCAAAAATAGGCACGTTTGGGAAACTGTCCTTCATAGTGTCATCGAATACGGTAAAAACATTTGATGAACTGAAATGGGACACTTCCGCAAAATACGCAACCCATGACAGGCACTTAAAGGATGATCTTCTGGAATTTCTAGGACCGGAGCCGGAGCAGATCACCTTCAAAATGAAATTCAGCGTATTCCTGGGAGTAAATCCACTAAAGGCGGTCAATGACCTGCGGGGCATGGTCAGAAACGGCACGGCGGAACGCCTGGTAATTGGCGGCAGAGTGTACGGGGCATACAAGTGGGCGATCATTAAACAATCTGCCAGCATGGGCACCTATGATAATAAAGGGAACTGCTGGGCGGCAGAAGTAAGCGTGACGCTGAAAGAATACGGGAAGAGGTGA
- a CDS encoding LysM peptidoglycan-binding domain-containing protein, with translation MSEARRVELRLEFLNIDVPDDLARHLLTANYTDNEEDSADDFQLSYDDRERNLNGSWLEVKPTIIKSTKQVKKQVAKTEVINYVVKRGDTLWAIARKYLGSGTKYPQIAQENGIKNPNLIYPGQVFRITTGGAVTTTVTETKEEIKVGAEPRMVKVTLVQKNWNDTGKNAVLDCGTFEIDSVDLSGPPLKTTLKSTSIPYTSTLRMMKKSRNWEKISLKAITQQIANEAGLKMLYESSDNPEYDKKEQVQQSDIRFLQDLCHAEGKALKVTKLSIVIFDKQEYDGKPAVKTITYGSSDILSFRMATKLTDAAYTSCHVSYTNTDKKQTIEYTYTPDSTVGTGQVLEVNERVANTQEAMRLAKKRLREKNAQEFTASFKMVGDVQLVAGIVVQLRGFQEFDKKYRVKSAKHSLTGGYTTDIELVQILEGY, from the coding sequence ATGAGTGAAGCCCGCCGGGTGGAATTAAGGCTGGAATTTCTCAATATTGACGTGCCGGATGATCTGGCACGTCATTTGCTGACGGCCAATTACACCGATAACGAAGAGGATAGCGCAGACGATTTTCAGCTATCCTACGATGACCGGGAAAGAAATTTAAACGGGTCCTGGCTTGAAGTGAAGCCGACTATCATTAAAAGCACCAAACAGGTAAAGAAACAGGTTGCCAAAACCGAAGTGATCAACTATGTGGTGAAGCGTGGTGACACGCTATGGGCCATAGCAAGAAAATACCTGGGGAGCGGGACAAAATACCCGCAGATCGCCCAGGAAAACGGGATAAAAAACCCGAATTTGATTTACCCCGGTCAAGTATTCCGCATTACTACCGGGGGCGCTGTTACCACCACGGTGACAGAAACAAAGGAAGAAATCAAAGTGGGCGCAGAACCACGAATGGTAAAAGTCACCCTGGTACAGAAAAATTGGAATGATACCGGGAAAAACGCCGTTCTGGATTGCGGCACATTTGAAATAGACAGCGTGGATTTATCCGGGCCACCCCTTAAAACCACGCTGAAAAGTACGTCAATTCCGTACACGTCCACCCTGCGGATGATGAAGAAATCACGCAACTGGGAGAAGATCAGCCTAAAAGCAATTACCCAACAGATTGCCAATGAAGCGGGATTGAAAATGCTATACGAAAGCAGCGATAACCCGGAGTATGACAAGAAAGAGCAGGTGCAGCAGTCTGATATTAGATTTTTGCAGGATTTATGCCACGCAGAAGGAAAGGCGCTGAAAGTTACTAAACTGTCCATAGTTATTTTTGATAAGCAGGAGTATGACGGAAAGCCAGCGGTTAAAACAATCACTTATGGAAGCAGTGATATTCTTTCCTTCCGTATGGCAACAAAGTTGACGGACGCAGCGTACACAAGCTGTCACGTTTCGTATACCAACACGGACAAGAAACAGACCATTGAATATACATATACCCCGGACAGCACCGTGGGGACAGGCCAGGTTCTGGAAGTCAATGAACGGGTGGCAAATACCCAGGAAGCCATGAGGCTGGCAAAGAAGCGCCTGCGGGAGAAAAACGCCCAGGAGTTTACAGCCAGTTTCAAAATGGTGGGGGATGTTCAACTGGTGGCAGGTATCGTGGTGCAGTTGCGTGGCTTCCAGGAATTCGACAAAAAGTACCGGGTTAAAAGCGCAAAACACAGCCTAACAGGCGGCTACACCACGGACATCGAACTGGTACAGATATTGGAGGGCTACTAA
- a CDS encoding tail protein X: MSKKTYTTIQGDMWDKIAYEQMGSVLYTDKLVKANIRHAAIIIFPAGVVLTIPAVEDEPDMQLPPWQRGILE, encoded by the coding sequence ATGAGTAAAAAGACCTACACAACCATACAAGGCGATATGTGGGATAAAATCGCATACGAACAGATGGGGAGCGTCTTATACACAGACAAACTGGTCAAGGCGAATATCAGACACGCTGCTATCATCATTTTCCCTGCCGGGGTGGTACTGACCATCCCGGCGGTGGAGGATGAACCAGATATGCAGTTACCGCCGTGGCAAAGGGGGATTTTGGAATGA